The Cryptococcus neoformans var. grubii H99 chromosome 8, complete sequence DNA window CTTGGAAACGAGGGAAGAACTTAGCAGCATGGAACTCCCCATCACCAGACTTAAACTCTTTGAGTCTATTGCGAGTGTCCAACCAGACCCAATTGCCAACCTTGTAAATGATCTCAGCACGTCGGTGGCGGTTAGCTTGGATGGCCATGCGATGCTTAGCCAAGACCAGGTTGTCATGAGCATCGGCCAGGAAGAGATCCTgttgagcagcagcagcagtccAGTCAGCATGAGTAGGGACGGACTCGTGAGAGAAGGGTGGCAGGCAGATGATGCCAGGAAGTGTGCAGAGGCAGCAGCCAAAGACGAGCTGGATTGGAGAGTACCCTGTAGAGCGGCGGACAGTATTGTTCATAGTGTAGGCACTgtgggtgcctcactgcaTTCGGACAATGTTCGTTGAGCGTTcaagaggagatgaggttCGAGAAAGCGTTCGAGGGGAGCGTTCGAAGAGGGGTAGAATAGTTATAGTTGTCTAATGGATGCAAACTAGCACTGGTGTATGCATAGGTTTGCttgagagagagaaaactataactatgtaccAGATCTAcacatatatatatatatgaatgTATCAAGAAACAGGCtgaagtccatcgaaaaaaagggcagagatccggcgaagtccgccgccgcgtttcggcagcaattgccggtcctatgcatgagaataaaaatatcatgcataggacaaaggccggacagagcccgatgccgcgtttcggcgtAGTCCGAAaaacgcgtttcggcatcaatTTCTCACCAGCCAGCATCGTCctatgcataggaataaatcctaccatatggtgagaacaagtggtggtaagggctctgcacttacaaaATCTGACCCAATGAATTGAAATAATATGGTGAATGTGTTGAATCAAATCAATAAATCCAAAAACAAACCAGTCATACTGTTACGACTcatccccaacaaggtccggccttggagacgagatagaaagctgtagtttaactaagcaatgagatatatgtatgatatacctcttgacacttgtctgttggcaTATGGTATAGGATGGAGGTATATTCacttgggaagatcaggcaagcttatatactagtggagtaagtttatgttgaaggtggtgcaagATAAGATGAGAGTGAGCACTGGGAGCTCAAGGACCTTCCacaaagtaacttatgaaatattgatctttgaggggaaggagatcaagatcgaggacagagctcccctttatatacttctacagaaatctatttatatcccTTGAGGCccagctggaggtccagttCTTATCTcggaggtccagctggaggttcagctggaggtccagctcTTTTCTCGGAGGTCCAGCTGaaccttcttatctgaaACAATATTGCTTGCATTCATTATgtaactccctcctatgatcTCTTATTTCTTCTACTTCATGCAGGCTCATGACACAGAGCTTGCATTGGACTGTTCCTCTATGAAAGTTAGTAAGCCCTGTAATCAAGAAATGACAGATGATTCAACCAGGGAGTCGAGATTCACAGGAAGAGGGGTTCAGCAGCATGCTCAGCACACCAGAGGGGAGCTGACTGTCACAAGCCTGCATGAAGTAGAAGAAATAAGAGATCATGGGAGGGAGTTATGTAATAAAGAAAAGCAACATTGTttcagataagaaggtcAAGCTGGATCACTGATAGAAGaactggacctccagctggacctcaaaggatataaatagatttctgtagaagtatagAAAGGGGAGCTCTAAAGGGGAGCTCTGTCCTTGATCTTAATCTAATTTTCTTCCCCttgaagatcaatatttcataagttactttgcaAAAGGTCCTTGAGCTGCTTGgtcttaccttgcaccaccttTGACCACCTTTGACCACCTTTgacataaacttactccactagtatataagattgcctgatcttcccaagtGAATATACCTCCATCCTATACCATAtgccaacagacaagtgtcaagaggtatatcatacatatatctcattgcttagttaaactacagctttccatctcgtctccaaggctGGACTTTGTTGGGGACAAGTCACACAATAGTGTTTGTTGTATGACATATCACTTGGACTTATCAGTAAAGTCTTTAAACTGTGGAAAGCCATGATGAGGGATGTAAGTTAAGTTACAGAAGATTTTCAGAGTGAAGGCAAATGGATGTATTAAAGTCAAGGAGTTgttatttcttcttctatatAACCCCCTAAGCAAGTCCAGGAGTAAAGCACTCCAGGTCTACCTTGACCTAACCACccccctctctctctctctctctctctctctctctctctctctctctctctctctctctctctctctctctctcactctctctctctctctttctctctctttctgtGTGTGTATGTGAGTGTGTATAAAGTTGGACTGTGACAGTGAGCTGCTTTATTTCAGATTCACAAAATTCCCATGATGCAATTACTTACATCATCAACTAATGAAATCTATGCTGCATTTACATGCCCAAATCTGTTCAGGTGCACACTGCAGTGAAGTACACAATACTGCTGGATACCTCATGGTCTCACATGTGAACAGACCTACACATAACTTCCTGTGTCCTTCCTTATGCATTATGCTGCCTCATGGCAGTTGCAAACTAATCAAGTTTTACTAAGCATTATTCTTCTCTGAGCAAAGCAAAAATAAAACTTTGAATTTGTGTCAGACAAATTTGAAGAACTTCTTTCTGCCTTACACACTGAAAAAATCAGGAGTTTTCTGCACCATTAGCCCTTGTCCTTGCAGACCAGAACAAATCAGCACTTCAATAACTTTTGCAGCTTGAACAGCTGTTGATCAAGGTGCTATGATCAAGAGTATTAGATAAGTTGATGAAAAAATTTTCAAATCACAGATCATTGAAAATTTTAAACTCACATGTAATTGTCCACATAAGACATCATGTCTTTCTTGCAGCCATTGATGTGAAGCTCCTGTTTCAACTAATACCATGCCCGGATCAGATAACAAACTGACACAGGATGTGTCTTTGGTGAATGATTTCGTTTTCATCTGGCCTCTGGCAACAGGAGTCATACAAGGACTGGTAGAATGGGCTGATTGTGAATTATACCTCATCATATGCTTTTTGGCACTCATTTGTACACAATGTAAGAGCTCTTGAAATGCTTGTTTCTTTGTGCTGCGAGTAGAAGGCAATAGTGGTGCCAGTGGTTGGTTCATGATGCCTGGAGTGAATGGGCATGTTGTAAGTTTATTTCGGACTGGGGTCATAAAAGCATTTCCAGAAGAATTATCTGCTGCTGAAGGGACTTCAAGGCTATCTGGGTCAGGATGGAATGACCAGCCAACCCACTGGGACCAAACAGGAggggcagaagaagatggtgagaCTGGAGTAAGGTGAACTGAAGAGGTGTttgagaagtcaaagaaaTGGCTGAATGTGAACTTGTCTTCCTGTATTGATTGTTGAAGGTTTGTTTGAAGTTGCTCATTATCAAGCATATCATGTGATATCAATGGTGGACACAAAATTTCTATGACAGAGGATTAGCTTTCACACTGCAATGTATGAGACAAGTTAGTCACTGGGACAATTATCAATCCAGCCTGTAGGTTGGAAAAATGGGGATTTTTGTATCATTGTAGCAGTTGACAACCTTTTGACTGGTACATTGATCAAACTAGAGTATCAGCACAAATCATGTGATTAATGGCTTACTCTTTTAGAAGTGAAATTAGTTCTGATGACAGATAAGTAGGAAATGACAGATTGTCACTCTGCAAATGGAAATTCACAATGATTAGTAAGCTGTGGTAGATCTGAGCCGAGAATAAACTACTCACTCTGAAAGTGATAAGTTTTTCATATGTTTCATGGATTGTCTCAGCAAAGAAAGGAGGTTTCCCTGTTGCCATCTCATACAGAGTTGATCCTAAACTCCACCAATCAATGCTGGCATTAtatcctttcttttctgaGTGCTGAGGTATATGGCTATCAGATGTTTGGTGCACTTGTTCTGATTCGATCACAGCTTGTTCAGCTAAGATCAGTACCTCAGGCGCAAGGTAATCTGGTGTCCCAACTG harbors:
- a CDS encoding AGC protein kinase, variant 2; translation: MDSTPYSIRYRILSDLLDSNIALAYDNAFIVDGESSTCLAEDEKAAVLDTVLLRSWNGETSCLDSVTFNILERNRLKHDDFDIIGCLGEGQFGVVEAVRFKMSGQVFAMKTIEKTTAKRAGRLLSLSLERHVHRLSSSSSLSPCPKLVAAFQTELSLHLIITYAECGSLWNRMCALFSDTKYPGCMPEEEIQWWGAQMVNAVGWLHSHNIVHRDIKPHNFLIKSDHHLQITDFGSAAPLYFTLPDEPLCVPWQFCVQPVGTPDYLAPEVLILAEQAVIESEQVHQTSDSHIPQHSEKKGYNASIDWWSLGSTLYEMATGKPPFFAETIHETYEKLITFRSDNLSFPTYLSSELISLLKDLINVPVKRLSTATMIQKSPFFQPTGWIDNCPKILCPPLISHDMLDNEQLQTNLQQSIQEDKFTFSHFFDFSNTSSVHLTPVSPSSSAPPVWSQWVGWSFHPDPDSLEVPSAADNSSGNAFMTPVRNKLTTCPFTPGIMNQPLAPLLPSTRSTKKQAFQELLHCVQMSAKKHMMRYNSQSAHSTSPCMTPVARGQMKTKSFTKDTSCVSLLSDPGMVLVETGASHQWLQERHDVLCGQLHHLDQQLFKLQKLLKC